The Streptococcus oralis Uo5 genome includes a window with the following:
- a CDS encoding MmcQ/YjbR family DNA-binding protein — MFEIFKSYQFNKEKAHAYGFVENVEVWTYSCQILQGEFFMTISITLDNVSFQVFDRETGDLYPQVHMESMRGSFVASVREACLEILYQIRKACFDVQDFICPQTKRIMSQVQEKYGNQLEYLWEKSPDTAVLRHEGNQKWYAVLMRIPWDKLEKGREGLVEAVNLKHDQVADLLSKKGIYPAFHMNKRYWLSLALDDSLQDEEVLELIERSWNLTVKK; from the coding sequence ATGTTTGAAATTTTTAAATCCTATCAGTTTAATAAAGAAAAAGCTCATGCCTATGGTTTTGTAGAAAATGTAGAAGTCTGGACCTATAGTTGCCAGATTTTGCAGGGTGAATTTTTCATGACAATCTCCATCACTCTTGATAATGTGAGTTTTCAAGTTTTTGATCGGGAGACTGGTGACCTTTATCCTCAAGTTCATATGGAAAGCATGCGTGGGAGTTTTGTTGCAAGTGTCCGTGAGGCTTGTTTGGAGATTCTTTACCAGATTCGGAAGGCTTGCTTTGATGTACAGGATTTTATCTGTCCTCAGACTAAGCGTATCATGTCTCAAGTTCAGGAAAAGTATGGTAATCAGTTGGAGTATCTTTGGGAGAAATCGCCTGATACAGCTGTATTACGCCATGAAGGTAATCAAAAATGGTATGCTGTTTTAATGAGAATTCCTTGGGATAAGCTGGAAAAGGGGAGAGAAGGGCTAGTCGAAGCAGTCAACCTCAAACACGACCAAGTAGCTGACTTGCTTTCAAAAAAAGGCATTTATCCAGCCTTTCATATGAACAAACGCTACTGGCTTAGTCTGGCGCTTGATGATAGTTTGCAAGATGAAGAAGTGTTAGAACTTATCGAAAGAAGTTGGAACTTGACCGTGAAAAAATAA
- the leuB gene encoding 3-isopropylmalate dehydrogenase: MTKKIVALAGDGIGPEIMEAGLVVLEALAEKTGFDYVIDRRPFGGAGIDAAGHPLPDETLKACREADAILLAAIGSPQYDGAAIRPEQGLLALRKELNLYANIRPVKIFDSLKHLSPLKPERIAGVDFVVVRELTGGIYFGDHILEERKARDINDYSYEEVERIIRKAFEIARSRRKIVTSIDKQNVLATSKLWRRVAEEVAQDFPDVILEHQLVDSAAMLMITNPAKFDVIVTENLFGDILSDESSVLSGTLGVMPSASHSEKGPSLYEPIHGSAPDIAGQGIANPISMILSVAMMLRDSFGRYEDAERIEHAVENSLAAGILTRDIGGQASTKVMTEAIIERL; this comes from the coding sequence ATGACAAAGAAAATAGTAGCACTAGCAGGGGATGGAATCGGTCCAGAAATCATGGAAGCTGGTTTAGTGGTTCTGGAAGCTCTAGCCGAAAAAACTGGCTTTGACTATGTGATAGACAGGCGCCCCTTTGGAGGTGCAGGTATTGATGCTGCGGGGCATCCCTTACCTGATGAAACCCTTAAGGCATGTAGAGAAGCAGATGCTATTCTCCTAGCAGCTATCGGTAGTCCTCAGTATGATGGCGCAGCGATTCGGCCTGAACAAGGCTTGCTGGCTCTTCGTAAGGAACTCAACCTCTATGCTAATATTCGCCCCGTAAAAATCTTTGATAGTCTCAAGCATTTGTCACCTCTCAAACCGGAACGAATTGCTGGTGTAGACTTTGTCGTGGTGCGTGAGTTGACAGGTGGGATTTACTTTGGGGATCATATCCTTGAAGAGCGCAAAGCGCGTGATATCAACGACTATTCCTATGAGGAAGTAGAGCGGATTATTCGCAAGGCTTTTGAAATTGCAAGAAGTCGCAGAAAAATCGTTACTAGTATCGATAAGCAAAATGTTCTAGCAACATCAAAACTCTGGCGGAGAGTAGCTGAGGAAGTCGCGCAAGATTTTCCAGATGTGATCTTGGAACACCAGCTAGTCGACTCAGCTGCCATGCTCATGATTACCAATCCTGCCAAGTTTGATGTCATTGTGACGGAAAATCTTTTCGGAGATATCTTATCTGATGAATCAAGCGTTTTATCAGGCACACTTGGCGTCATGCCATCAGCCAGTCATTCTGAAAAAGGTCCAAGTCTTTATGAGCCCATTCACGGTTCAGCGCCTGATATTGCAGGTCAAGGAATTGCCAACCCTATCTCCATGATTTTGTCAGTTGCCATGATGTTGAGAGATAGCTTTGGACGTTATGAGGATGCGGAGCGTATCGAACATGCTGTTGAGAACAGTTTGGCAGCAGGAATTTTAACGAGAGATATTGGAGGACAGGCTTCGACCAAGGTAATGACGGAAGCCATTATTGAAAGACTATGA
- a CDS encoding AAA family ATPase translates to MEDKVNYWMIVAGRGGNVWSLFKEENIACIDFDSNLSSILDYKNPQELNQGKQRDKFIWKFAHDIKKDDYIIATTGFKKILGIGQCVKPYYFDETKSKFKHCIGVNWLKVDGGWEYQGTKGARQTINWDRNKERINLYKSILNGTYRKNIEKVVMNKNINDYLDILRKSKNLILRGAPGTGKTHLAIDIANELTDGNKDQIGFVQFHPSYDYTDFVEGLRPVSNGDGSIEFRLQDGIFKDFCQKAKEAQLIGGQDNFDEAWDSYLEYINVAEEKEYITKTSYLSVNSRQNLSVNYDSGVPGWSLPRKYVYELYKDKNYNKQEYYKSGGKTVLETLRKRFGLKDYVSPTEIDTDKKFVFIIDEINRGEISKIFGELFFSIDPGYRGQKGSVSTQYTNLHENDEKFYIPENVYIIGTMNDIDRSVDTFDFAMRRRFRFVEITAESQLGMLDEVLGDKAEEAKIRLRNLNAEIEKVQELNSHYHIGPSYFLKLKDVDFDYELLWSDYLKPLLEDYLRGSYEESETLATLKKAFDLTNNEQTVQQDTGDNDADN, encoded by the coding sequence ATGGAAGATAAAGTAAATTATTGGATGATAGTTGCAGGTCGTGGTGGCAATGTCTGGTCCTTATTTAAAGAAGAGAATATAGCTTGCATAGATTTTGATTCTAATTTGTCTAGTATTCTAGATTATAAAAATCCTCAAGAATTGAATCAGGGAAAACAGAGAGATAAATTTATTTGGAAATTTGCTCATGACATAAAAAAAGATGATTACATAATAGCTACCACAGGATTTAAGAAAATTTTAGGAATTGGTCAATGTGTGAAACCTTATTATTTTGATGAAACAAAATCAAAGTTTAAACATTGTATTGGTGTTAATTGGTTGAAAGTAGATGGTGGATGGGAATACCAAGGTACAAAAGGTGCAAGACAAACCATCAACTGGGACAGAAACAAGGAACGTATCAATTTATATAAATCCATTCTAAATGGCACATACAGAAAAAATATAGAGAAAGTTGTTATGAATAAAAATATTAACGATTATTTAGATATATTAAGAAAATCCAAAAACCTTATCCTTCGAGGTGCACCTGGTACAGGAAAAACACACCTTGCTATTGATATTGCAAACGAATTAACAGATGGCAACAAAGATCAAATCGGCTTTGTACAGTTTCACCCATCTTATGATTATACGGATTTTGTAGAGGGTTTGAGACCGGTATCAAATGGGGATGGATCTATTGAGTTTAGGCTACAGGACGGTATTTTTAAAGATTTTTGTCAGAAAGCAAAAGAAGCCCAATTGATTGGAGGACAAGATAATTTTGATGAGGCTTGGGATTCTTACTTAGAATATATAAATGTTGCTGAAGAAAAAGAATATATAACAAAAACATCTTACTTATCTGTTAATAGTAGACAAAATTTGTCAGTAAATTATGATAGTGGTGTTCCAGGATGGTCACTACCTCGCAAATATGTTTACGAGTTGTATAAAGATAAAAATTATAATAAGCAAGAATACTACAAAAGTGGTGGAAAAACTGTCCTAGAAACATTGAGAAAGAGATTTGGTTTGAAAGACTATGTTTCCCCAACAGAAATTGACACAGACAAGAAATTCGTTTTCATCATTGATGAAATCAACCGTGGAGAGATTTCTAAGATTTTTGGTGAACTCTTTTTCTCTATTGACCCTGGCTATCGTGGTCAGAAGGGGAGTGTTTCTACTCAATATACCAATCTACACGAAAACGATGAGAAGTTTTATATCCCCGAAAATGTTTACATCATCGGAACAATGAATGATATTGACCGCTCGGTGGACACCTTTGATTTTGCTATGCGTCGTCGTTTCCGTTTTGTTGAAATTACTGCTGAAAGTCAACTTGGTATGCTTGATGAAGTGCTTGGTGATAAAGCCGAAGAAGCTAAAATTCGTCTAAGAAACTTGAATGCTGAAATCGAAAAAGTTCAGGAGTTAAATAGTCATTATCATATCGGTCCAAGTTATTTCCTTAAGTTGAAGGATGTGGACTTTGACTATGAATTACTCTGGTCTGATTATCTCAAACCACTTTTGGAGGATTACTTACGGGGTTCTTATGAAGAGTCTGAAACTCTGGCAACATTGAAAAAAGCATTTGATCTTACAAATAACGAGCAAACAGTTCAGCAAGATACTGGTGATAATGATGCGGATAACTGA
- the dprA gene encoding DNA-processing protein DprA — MKITNYEIYKLRKAGLTNQQILTVLEYDETVDQELLLGDIAEISGCRNPAVFMERYFQIDDVQLEKEFQKFPSFSILDDCYPWDLSEIYDAPALLFYKGNLDLLKFPKVAVVGSRSCSSQGAKSVQKVIQGLENELIVVSGLAKGIDTAAHMAALQNGGRTIAVIGTGLDVFYPRANKRLQEHIGNHHLVLSEYGPGEEPLKFHFPARNRIIAGLCRGVIVAEARMRSGSLITCERAMEEGRDVFAIPGNILDGHSDGCHHLIQEGAKLISSGQDVLAEFEF; from the coding sequence ATGAAAATCACAAACTATGAGATTTACAAATTGAGAAAAGCTGGGCTGACCAATCAACAGATTTTAACTGTTCTTGAATATGACGAGACTGTAGATCAGGAGCTCTTGCTAGGTGACATTGCGGAAATATCGGGGTGTCGTAATCCTGCGGTCTTTATGGAACGCTATTTCCAGATAGATGATGTTCAGTTGGAGAAGGAGTTCCAAAAATTTCCATCCTTCTCGATTCTAGACGACTGTTATCCTTGGGATTTGAGTGAGATTTATGATGCTCCAGCTCTCTTGTTTTATAAAGGGAATCTAGACTTATTGAAATTTCCAAAGGTTGCTGTTGTAGGGAGTCGTTCATGTTCTAGTCAGGGAGCAAAGTCGGTTCAGAAAGTCATTCAAGGTTTGGAAAACGAGTTAATCGTGGTCAGTGGTTTGGCCAAAGGGATTGATACGGCTGCCCATATGGCTGCACTCCAGAATGGAGGAAGAACGATTGCTGTCATTGGAACAGGATTGGATGTTTTTTACCCCCGTGCCAATAAACGTTTGCAGGAACACATTGGTAATCACCATTTGGTACTTAGCGAATACGGACCTGGTGAGGAACCCTTGAAATTTCACTTTCCAGCTCGTAATCGAATCATAGCAGGACTGTGTCGAGGGGTCATTGTAGCAGAGGCAAGAATGCGTTCTGGTAGTCTCATTACCTGTGAGCGAGCTATGGAGGAAGGACGCGATGTTTTTGCTATTCCAGGAAACATTTTAGATGGCCATTCAGATGGCTGTCACCATCTGATTCAAGAGGGAGCAAAGCTGATTAGTAGCGGTCAAGATGTGTTAGCAGAGTTTGAATTTTAA
- the leuC gene encoding 3-isopropylmalate dehydratase large subunit translates to MAGKSIFDKLWDRHVITGEEGQPQLMYVDQHYIHEVTSPQAFQGLRDAGRRLRRPDLTFGTFDHNVPTVNIYDIRDVISKAQIDKLAENVEEFGIEHAAHGSEKQGIVHMVGPETGRTQPGKFIVCGDSHTATHGAFGAIAFGIGTSEVEHVFATQTLWQVKPKKMLVEFTGVPQKGVYSKDYILALIAKYGVACGVGYVVEYRGQAIDALTMEERMTICNMSIEFGSKMGIMNPDQTTYDYLKGRECVPEAFEEAVADWKTLVSDEDAVYDKVIQMDVSDLAPMVTWGTNPAMGVDFDSSFPEIKDMNDERAYNYMDLEPGQKPADIELGYIFIGSCTNARLSDLQLAARFVKGKKIAPNLTAIVVPGSRPVKRAAEKLGLDKVFLDAGFEWRDPGCSMCLGMNPDKVPDGVHCASTSNRNFEDRQGFGAKTHLCSPAMAAAAAIAGRFVDVRQMPEAQ, encoded by the coding sequence ATGGCAGGAAAATCAATTTTTGATAAATTATGGGACCGCCATGTCATCACAGGAGAAGAGGGGCAACCCCAACTCATGTATGTGGATCAGCACTATATTCATGAAGTGACTAGTCCCCAAGCTTTTCAAGGATTACGAGATGCAGGTCGCAGATTGAGACGGCCAGACTTGACATTTGGAACCTTTGACCACAATGTCCCGACAGTTAATATCTACGATATACGAGATGTGATTTCTAAGGCTCAAATTGATAAGCTTGCTGAGAATGTTGAGGAATTTGGGATTGAACATGCGGCCCACGGTTCTGAAAAGCAGGGGATTGTTCACATGGTAGGTCCAGAAACAGGACGAACGCAACCAGGAAAATTCATCGTCTGTGGAGATAGCCACACAGCTACTCACGGAGCTTTCGGAGCCATCGCCTTTGGGATTGGGACTAGTGAGGTTGAGCATGTCTTTGCTACTCAGACGCTCTGGCAAGTTAAACCTAAGAAAATGCTGGTAGAATTCACCGGCGTTCCTCAAAAAGGAGTCTATTCCAAGGATTACATCCTCGCCTTGATTGCCAAGTACGGCGTTGCCTGTGGTGTAGGATATGTGGTGGAATATCGTGGGCAAGCGATTGATGCTCTGACCATGGAAGAGCGAATGACTATCTGCAATATGTCCATCGAGTTTGGCTCTAAGATGGGCATCATGAATCCAGATCAAACTACCTATGATTATCTCAAAGGACGAGAATGTGTTCCCGAAGCTTTCGAGGAGGCGGTTGCCGACTGGAAGACCCTAGTTAGTGATGAGGATGCTGTTTATGATAAGGTTATCCAGATGGATGTTTCAGACTTGGCTCCCATGGTGACTTGGGGAACCAATCCTGCTATGGGGGTTGACTTTGACAGTAGCTTCCCAGAAATTAAGGATATGAATGATGAGCGAGCCTACAATTACATGGACTTGGAGCCTGGTCAGAAGCCAGCAGATATTGAACTAGGTTATATCTTTATCGGGTCTTGCACTAATGCTCGTCTCAGTGACTTGCAACTGGCTGCGCGATTTGTCAAAGGGAAGAAAATTGCTCCCAATCTAACAGCAATTGTAGTTCCGGGCTCTCGTCCTGTCAAACGAGCTGCTGAGAAGTTGGGCTTGGACAAAGTCTTTCTAGATGCTGGTTTTGAGTGGAGAGACCCAGGTTGCTCCATGTGTCTAGGGATGAATCCCGACAAGGTACCTGATGGCGTTCACTGTGCTTCAACCAGTAACCGCAACTTTGAAGATAGACAGGGATTTGGCGCTAAGACCCATCTCTGCAGTCCAGCCATGGCAGCTGCGGCAGCTATCGCAGGGCGCTTCGTAGATGTTCGGCAAATGCCAGAAGCACAGTAA
- a CDS encoding 2-isopropylmalate synthase, translating into MRKVEFFDTSLRDGEQTPGVNFSIKEKVSIARQLEKWGISVIEAGFPAASPDSFIAVQKIARAMKKTAVTGLARSVKSDIDACYEALKDAKYPQIHVFIATSPIHRKYKLNKSKEEILEAIKEHVSYARSKFEVVEFSPEDATRTELDFLLQVVQTAVDAGASYINIPDTVGFTTPEEFARIFDHLTENIKSDHKVVFGVHCHDDLGMATANTLTAIKHGAGRVQGTINGIGERAGNVALEEVAVALKIREDFFQATSDIVLDETMNTSEMVSRFSGIPVPKNKAVVGGNAFSHESGIHQDGVLKNPLTYEIITPELVGVKSNSLPLGKLSGRHAFVEKLRDLALDFTEEDIKPLFAKFKALADKKQEITDADIRALVAGTMVENPEGFHFDDLQLQTHADNDIEALVSLANMDGEKVEFNATGQGSVEAIFNAIDKFFNQSVRLVSYTIDAVTDGIDAQARVLVTVENRDTETIFNAAGLDFDVLKASAIAYINANTFVQKENAGEMGRSVSYRDMPSV; encoded by the coding sequence ATGCGTAAAGTTGAATTTTTTGATACAAGCCTTCGTGATGGGGAACAAACACCTGGTGTTAACTTCTCAATAAAGGAAAAAGTTTCCATTGCAAGACAGCTGGAGAAATGGGGAATTTCTGTAATTGAAGCTGGTTTTCCGGCTGCTAGTCCAGATTCATTTATAGCCGTTCAAAAAATTGCTAGAGCCATGAAAAAAACAGCAGTGACAGGATTAGCTCGTTCTGTAAAATCTGATATTGATGCTTGTTATGAGGCTCTTAAGGATGCCAAGTATCCACAAATTCATGTCTTTATCGCTACCAGTCCGATTCACCGCAAGTATAAGCTCAATAAGAGCAAGGAAGAGATTTTAGAAGCTATCAAGGAGCATGTTTCTTATGCACGTTCTAAGTTTGAGGTTGTCGAGTTCTCTCCTGAAGATGCTACTAGGACAGAGTTGGATTTCCTCTTACAAGTCGTTCAAACAGCGGTCGATGCAGGTGCATCTTATATCAATATCCCTGACACAGTTGGCTTTACGACTCCAGAAGAGTTTGCACGCATCTTTGATCACTTGACTGAAAATATTAAATCAGATCATAAAGTTGTCTTTGGTGTCCACTGTCACGATGATCTCGGTATGGCAACTGCAAATACTTTGACAGCAATTAAACACGGTGCTGGACGTGTCCAGGGAACTATTAATGGTATCGGTGAACGCGCAGGTAATGTTGCTCTTGAAGAAGTAGCTGTTGCTTTGAAGATTCGTGAGGATTTCTTCCAAGCAACTAGCGATATTGTTTTGGATGAAACAATGAATACGTCAGAAATGGTTTCTCGCTTCTCTGGTATTCCAGTTCCTAAAAACAAGGCTGTCGTTGGTGGTAATGCCTTTTCTCATGAATCTGGTATTCACCAAGATGGAGTTCTTAAAAATCCTCTCACTTATGAGATCATCACACCTGAATTGGTTGGTGTTAAGAGCAATAGCCTTCCGCTTGGAAAATTGTCTGGTCGCCATGCCTTTGTTGAAAAACTAAGAGATTTGGCCCTAGACTTTACTGAAGAAGACATCAAACCACTCTTTGCTAAGTTTAAGGCACTAGCGGATAAGAAACAAGAAATCACAGATGCAGATATTCGAGCTCTGGTAGCTGGAACCATGGTTGAAAATCCAGAAGGCTTCCACTTTGATGATTTACAACTTCAAACCCATGCGGACAATGACATTGAAGCGCTTGTTAGTCTGGCTAATATGGATGGTGAAAAAGTCGAATTTAATGCGACAGGGCAAGGTTCCGTTGAAGCAATCTTTAACGCTATCGATAAGTTCTTTAACCAATCTGTTCGCTTGGTGTCCTATACTATTGACGCGGTAACGGATGGAATCGATGCCCAGGCTCGTGTCTTGGTCACTGTTGAAAACAGAGATACAGAAACCATCTTTAACGCAGCAGGTCTTGATTTCGATGTATTGAAGGCTTCCGCTATTGCCTATATCAATGCCAATACTTTTGTTCAAAAAGAGAATGCAGGTGAGATGGGGCGCAGCGTTTCCTACCGAGATATGCCTAGTGTGTAA
- the leuD gene encoding 3-isopropylmalate dehydratase small subunit — protein MEKFTVYTGTTVPLMNDNIDTDQILPKQFLKLIDKKGFGKYLMYAWRYLDDNYTEDPDFVFNRPEYRKASILISGDNFGAGSSREHAAWALADYGFKVVIAGSFGDIHYNNELNNGMLPIVQPREVREKLAQLKPTDQVTVDLEQQKIISPVGEFTFEIDSEWKHKLLNGLDDIGITLQYEDLIAAYEKQRPAYWQE, from the coding sequence ATGGAGAAATTTACAGTTTATACGGGAACGACCGTTCCTCTCATGAATGATAACATTGATACAGACCAAATCCTTCCCAAGCAGTTTCTCAAATTAATTGATAAGAAAGGCTTTGGTAAGTACCTCATGTATGCTTGGCGTTATCTGGACGATAACTACACAGAGGATCCAGACTTTGTCTTTAACCGACCTGAATACCGAAAAGCCAGTATCCTCATCTCAGGGGACAACTTTGGCGCAGGATCGTCCCGAGAACACGCGGCTTGGGCTCTAGCAGACTACGGTTTTAAGGTCGTGATTGCTGGATCTTTCGGGGATATTCATTACAATAATGAACTCAATAATGGCATGTTGCCTATTGTTCAGCCTAGGGAGGTTAGAGAAAAGCTAGCCCAACTCAAACCGACCGACCAGGTAACTGTAGACTTGGAACAACAAAAAATTATCTCACCAGTTGGAGAATTCACTTTTGAAATCGATAGTGAATGGAAACACAAGCTCTTAAATGGTTTGGATGATATCGGTATTACCTTGCAGTACGAAGATTTGATTGCTGCTTATGAAAAACAACGCCCAGCCTATTGGCAGGAATAG
- a CDS encoding L-threonylcarbamoyladenylate synthase — translation MTKHIQWNGTLSQEGYDILKGEGGCIVCPTKVGYIIMTSDKAGLERKFEAKERNRNKPGVVLCGSMDELRALAQLNPEIEAFYQKHWDEDILLGCILPWKPEAFEKLKAYGDGREELMTDVRGTSCFVIKFGKAGEQLAAKLWEEGKMVYASSANPSGKGNRGKVEGIGERIEGAVDLVIEADDYVASIQPDKTIETRYEQGVMVSMVDKDGKLIPEQGGDRSISPAPVVIRKGLDIDKIMMHLSDTFNSWDYRQGEYY, via the coding sequence ATGACAAAACACATTCAATGGAACGGAACACTTTCTCAAGAAGGCTATGACATTTTAAAAGGTGAGGGCGGATGTATCGTTTGCCCTACTAAAGTCGGATACATTATCATGACTAGCGATAAGGCAGGTCTTGAACGCAAATTCGAAGCTAAAGAACGTAACCGTAACAAACCAGGTGTTGTACTTTGTGGTAGCATGGATGAGCTTCGTGCTTTAGCACAACTCAATCCAGAAATTGAAGCCTTCTACCAAAAACATTGGGACGAAGACATCCTACTTGGTTGTATCCTTCCATGGAAACCAGAAGCTTTTGAGAAATTGAAAGCATATGGTGATGGTCGTGAAGAACTCATGACAGACGTTCGTGGTACTAGCTGTTTTGTCATCAAGTTTGGTAAAGCTGGTGAACAGTTGGCTGCTAAACTTTGGGAAGAAGGCAAGATGGTATACGCCTCATCAGCTAACCCATCTGGAAAAGGAAACCGTGGTAAGGTGGAAGGAATCGGAGAACGAATCGAAGGAGCAGTGGATCTTGTCATCGAAGCTGACGATTATGTAGCATCCATCCAACCTGACAAAACCATTGAAACTCGCTACGAGCAAGGTGTGATGGTGTCTATGGTTGATAAAGATGGTAAACTCATCCCAGAACAAGGAGGAGACCGTTCAATCTCACCAGCACCAGTTGTTATCCGCAAAGGGCTTGACATTGATAAAATCATGATGCACCTGTCAGATACCTTTAACTCATGGGACTACCGTCAGGGTGAATATTACTAA
- a CDS encoding DUF1294 domain-containing protein, translated as MKINEGITLALLIWNLLVFLIYGIDKFKARRGAWRIPEKILLTLALVCGGFGAWLAGITFHHKTRKWYFKTVWFLGMVTTLVALYFIWR; from the coding sequence ATGAAGATAAATGAAGGAATAACGCTTGCCCTCTTGATTTGGAATTTGCTGGTTTTCTTGATTTATGGCATTGACAAATTCAAGGCAAGAAGAGGTGCTTGGCGCATCCCTGAGAAAATATTATTGACTTTAGCGCTTGTCTGCGGTGGTTTTGGTGCCTGGTTGGCAGGAATCACCTTTCACCACAAGACTAGAAAATGGTATTTTAAAACAGTTTGGTTTCTCGGGATGGTAACCACACTAGTAGCCTTATATTTTATTTGGAGGTAA
- a CDS encoding YbaN family protein yields MRIIYLSIGFISLALALVGVVLPLLPTTPFLLLAIACFSKSSKRFEDWLYHTKLYQTYVADFRETKSIARERKKKIIVSIYILMGISIYFAPLLPVKIGLGALTIFITYYLFKVIPDKE; encoded by the coding sequence ATGCGTATTATTTACCTCAGTATTGGTTTTATTTCTTTAGCCTTGGCTCTTGTTGGGGTTGTCTTGCCCCTCTTGCCAACAACGCCCTTTCTTTTGTTAGCTATCGCTTGCTTTTCAAAATCTTCTAAGCGTTTTGAAGACTGGCTTTATCACACCAAGCTCTATCAGACTTATGTAGCTGACTTTCGCGAGACCAAGTCTATTGCGCGAGAACGCAAGAAAAAAATCATCGTATCCATCTATATCTTGATGGGGATTTCTATTTATTTTGCCCCTCTTTTGCCAGTCAAAATCGGTCTGGGAGCCTTGACTATCTTTATCACCTACTATCTCTTTAAAGTCATTCCTGACAAAGAATAG
- a CDS encoding copper homeostasis protein CutC, with protein sequence MIYEFCAENVTLLEKAMQAGARRIELCDNLAVGGTTPSYGVTKAAVELAANYDTTIMTMIRPRGGDFVYTDLEIAIMLEDIRLTAQAGSQGVVFGALTADKKLDKANLEKLIVASKGMEIVFHMAFDELSDEDQLEAIDWLSQAGVTRILTRAGVSGDSLEKRFEHYHRILEHAKGKIEILPGGGIDLDNRQTFIDQLGVTQLHGTKVVF encoded by the coding sequence ATGATTTACGAATTTTGTGCTGAAAATGTGACCTTGCTTGAAAAAGCAATGCAGGCTGGAGCTCGTCGAATCGAACTTTGTGACAATCTAGCAGTAGGAGGAACAACACCTAGCTATGGAGTGACCAAGGCAGCGGTTGAACTGGCAGCTAATTACGATACCACCATCATGACTATGATTCGTCCCCGTGGTGGCGATTTTGTCTATACTGATCTTGAAATAGCGATCATGCTAGAAGATATTCGTTTGACTGCGCAAGCTGGAAGTCAAGGTGTTGTATTTGGTGCTTTAACTGCTGATAAGAAGTTGGATAAAGCTAATCTGGAGAAGCTAATTGTTGCATCTAAAGGAATGGAAATTGTCTTCCATATGGCCTTTGATGAATTGAGTGATGAAGACCAGTTGGAAGCCATTGACTGGCTCAGCCAAGCTGGTGTCACTCGTATCTTAACTCGTGCTGGTGTATCTGGTGACTCGCTAGAGAAACGTTTTGAACACTATCACAGAATTTTGGAACATGCAAAAGGTAAAATTGAAATTTTACCAGGTGGGGGGATTGACTTGGATAACCGTCAAACCTTTATCGACCAGCTGGGCGTGACACAATTGCATGGAACTAAGGTTGTCTTTTAA